In Stenotrophomonas sp. ASS1, the following proteins share a genomic window:
- the typA gene encoding translational GTPase TypA, whose product MSIENLRNIAIVAHVDHGKTTLVDQLLKQSGTLSERTVLAERVMDSNDQEKERGITILAKNTAITWEDKKTGIKNRINIVDTPGHADFGGEVERVLSMVDTVLILVDAMDGPMPQTRFVTQKAFAMGFKPIVVVNKVDRPGARPEWVIDQVFDLFDKLGATNEQLDFPIVYASGLNGYAGLEDTVRDGDMTPLYEAIMQHAPRPEVDPEGPFQMRISQLDYNNFVGVIGIGRIQRGTLKKNMQVAVIDREGKKRNGKVLQVLGFMGLERIEQDTAEAGDIVAISGIQELTISDTICAPDTPEALPALTVDEPTISMTFQVNNSPFAGNKDLSGGKFLTSRQIKDRLDREKVHNVALKVEQLEDADKFLVSGRGELHLSVLIENMRREGYELAVSRPEVIIKEIDGQMMEPIEQLVVDIEEIHQGGVMEKLGTRKGQLKNMESDGKGRVRLEYSIPARGLIGFQNEFKTLTQGSGLLFHVFDHYGPKEQGAIAKRINGVMIANAPGTTPAYSLGPLQERGKLFAAEGDNVYEGQLVGIHSKDNDLTVNAIKTKPLTNMRASGKDDAIQLTPAIKYSLEQALDFIEDDELVEITPKEIRLRKKFLTESDRKKASRGG is encoded by the coding sequence ATGTCCATCGAAAATCTTCGCAACATCGCCATCGTCGCCCACGTCGACCATGGCAAGACCACCCTGGTCGACCAGCTGCTGAAGCAGTCCGGCACCCTGTCCGAGCGTACCGTCCTCGCCGAGCGCGTGATGGACAGCAACGACCAGGAAAAGGAACGCGGCATCACCATCCTGGCCAAGAACACCGCCATCACCTGGGAAGACAAGAAGACCGGTATCAAGAACCGGATCAACATCGTCGACACCCCCGGCCACGCCGACTTCGGTGGTGAGGTCGAGCGCGTGCTGTCGATGGTCGACACCGTGCTGATCCTGGTCGATGCGATGGACGGCCCGATGCCGCAGACCCGCTTCGTGACCCAGAAGGCCTTCGCGATGGGCTTCAAGCCGATCGTCGTGGTCAACAAGGTCGACCGTCCGGGCGCCCGTCCGGAATGGGTGATCGACCAGGTCTTCGACCTGTTCGACAAGCTCGGCGCCACCAACGAGCAGCTGGACTTCCCGATCGTCTACGCCTCGGGCCTGAACGGCTACGCGGGCCTGGAAGACACCGTGCGCGACGGCGACATGACCCCGCTGTACGAAGCGATCATGCAGCACGCGCCGCGTCCGGAAGTGGACCCGGAAGGCCCGTTCCAGATGCGCATCAGCCAGCTGGACTACAACAACTTCGTGGGCGTGATCGGCATCGGCCGCATCCAGCGCGGCACCCTGAAGAAGAACATGCAGGTCGCGGTCATCGACCGTGAAGGCAAGAAGCGCAACGGCAAGGTGCTGCAGGTGCTGGGCTTCATGGGCCTGGAGCGCATCGAGCAGGATACCGCCGAGGCCGGCGACATCGTGGCCATCTCCGGCATCCAGGAGCTGACCATCTCCGACACCATCTGTGCTCCGGACACCCCGGAAGCGCTGCCGGCGCTGACCGTCGACGAGCCCACCATCTCGATGACCTTCCAGGTCAACAACTCGCCGTTCGCCGGCAACAAGGACCTGTCCGGTGGCAAGTTCCTGACCAGCCGCCAGATCAAGGACCGCCTGGACCGTGAAAAGGTCCACAACGTGGCCCTGAAGGTCGAGCAGCTGGAAGACGCCGACAAGTTCCTGGTTTCCGGCCGTGGCGAACTGCACCTGTCGGTGCTGATCGAGAACATGCGTCGCGAGGGCTACGAGCTGGCCGTGTCGCGCCCGGAAGTGATCATCAAGGAAATCGACGGCCAGATGATGGAGCCGATCGAGCAGCTGGTGGTGGACATCGAAGAAATCCACCAGGGCGGCGTGATGGAAAAGCTGGGCACCCGCAAGGGCCAGCTGAAGAACATGGAATCGGACGGCAAGGGCCGCGTGCGCCTGGAATACTCGATCCCGGCCCGTGGTCTGATCGGTTTCCAGAACGAGTTCAAGACCCTGACCCAGGGTTCGGGCCTGCTGTTCCACGTGTTCGACCACTACGGTCCGAAGGAACAGGGCGCGATCGCCAAGCGCATCAACGGCGTGATGATCGCCAATGCGCCGGGCACCACGCCGGCCTACTCGCTGGGCCCGCTGCAGGAGCGCGGCAAGCTGTTCGCTGCTGAAGGCGACAACGTGTATGAAGGTCAGCTGGTCGGCATCCACTCCAAGGACAACGACCTGACCGTCAACGCGATCAAGACCAAGCCGCTGACCAACATGCGCGCTTCGGGCAAGGACGATGCGATCCAGCTGACCCCGGCGATCAAGTACTCGCTGGAACAGGCCCTGGACTTCATCGAAGACGACGAGCTGGTCGAGATCACCCCGAAGGAGATCCGTCTGCGCAAGAAGTTCCTGACCGAAAGCGACCGCAAGAAGGCTTCGCGCGGCGGCTGA
- a CDS encoding peptidylprolyl isomerase, translated as MSLIATFDTTQGPIKVELFADKAPLTVANFVNLVKHGFYDGLIFHRVIADFMIQGGCPQGRGTGGPGYKFEDEKNGVKHEVGSLSMANAGPNTNGSQFFITHIKTDWLDGRHTVFGKVLEGQAIVDSVKQGDVIHSITLEGDVDAVLAAQAERVAEWNKHLAA; from the coding sequence ATGTCCCTCATCGCCACTTTCGACACCACCCAGGGCCCGATCAAGGTCGAGCTGTTCGCCGACAAGGCGCCGCTGACCGTGGCCAACTTCGTGAACCTGGTCAAGCACGGTTTCTATGACGGCCTGATCTTCCACCGCGTGATCGCCGACTTCATGATCCAGGGCGGCTGCCCGCAGGGTCGTGGCACCGGCGGCCCGGGCTACAAGTTCGAAGACGAGAAGAATGGCGTGAAGCACGAGGTCGGCTCGCTGTCGATGGCCAACGCCGGCCCGAACACCAACGGCAGCCAGTTCTTCATCACCCACATCAAGACCGACTGGCTGGACGGCCGCCACACCGTCTTCGGCAAGGTCCTGGAAGGCCAGGCCATCGTCGATTCGGTCAAGCAGGGCGACGTGATCCATTCGATCACCCTGGAAGGCGACGTCGACGCCGTGCTGGCCGCCCAGGCCGAGCGCGTCGCGGAGTGGAACAAGCACCTCGCCGCCTGA
- a CDS encoding malate dehydrogenase, with translation MKAPVRVAVTGAAGQIGYALLFRIASGEMLGKDQPVILQLLELPVDKAQAALKGVMMELEDCAFPLLAGMVGTDDAEVAFKDADIALLVGARPRGPGMERKDLLLENAKIFTAQGAALNKVASRDVKVLVVGNPANTNAYIAMKSAPDLKPENFTAMLRLDHNRALSQLSTKLGKPVGGMEKLVVWGNHSPTMYPDYRFATADGASIADAINDQEWNANTFIPTVGKRGAAIIEARGSSSAASAANAAIDHVRDWVLGSNGKWVTMGVPSDGSYGIPEGVIFGFAVTTENGKYTLVKDLPIDDFSQKYIDKTLAELEEERAGVAHLLG, from the coding sequence ATGAAAGCACCCGTTCGTGTTGCCGTGACCGGCGCCGCCGGCCAGATCGGTTATGCCCTGCTGTTCCGCATCGCCTCCGGCGAAATGCTGGGCAAGGACCAGCCGGTCATCCTGCAGCTGCTGGAACTGCCGGTCGACAAGGCCCAGGCCGCCCTGAAGGGCGTGATGATGGAGCTGGAAGACTGCGCCTTCCCGCTGCTGGCCGGCATGGTCGGCACCGATGACGCCGAAGTCGCGTTCAAGGACGCCGACATCGCCCTGCTGGTTGGCGCACGTCCGCGTGGCCCGGGCATGGAGCGCAAGGACCTGCTGCTGGAAAACGCCAAGATCTTCACCGCCCAGGGCGCGGCGCTGAACAAGGTCGCCAGCCGTGACGTGAAGGTGCTGGTGGTCGGCAACCCCGCCAACACCAACGCCTACATCGCCATGAAGTCGGCCCCGGACCTGAAGCCGGAAAACTTCACCGCCATGCTGCGCCTGGACCACAACCGCGCACTGAGCCAGCTGTCGACCAAGCTCGGCAAGCCGGTCGGTGGCATGGAGAAGCTGGTCGTGTGGGGCAACCACAGCCCGACCATGTACCCGGACTACCGTTTCGCCACCGCCGATGGTGCGTCGATCGCCGATGCGATCAACGACCAGGAGTGGAACGCCAACACCTTCATCCCGACCGTCGGCAAGCGCGGCGCGGCGATCATCGAAGCCCGTGGCTCGTCCTCGGCTGCTTCGGCCGCCAACGCAGCCATCGACCACGTGCGTGACTGGGTGCTGGGCAGCAACGGCAAGTGGGTCACCATGGGCGTGCCGTCCGACGGTTCCTACGGCATTCCGGAAGGCGTGATCTTCGGCTTCGCCGTGACCACCGAGAACGGCAAGTACACCCTGGTCAAGGATCTGCCGATCGACGACTTCAGCCAGAAGTACATCGATAAGACCCTGGCCGAGCTGGAAGAAGAGCGCGCCGGCGTCGCCCACCTGCTGGGCTGA
- a CDS encoding RluA family pseudouridine synthase, with protein MIHLHYIDDALLVAEKPAGLLSVPGRSAENQDCVVARLQALYPDALTVHRLDQATSGLLLHARGKDMQVALSMQFEQRQVGKRYEAIVEGLLEGDAGEVDLPLIVDWPNRPKQMVDHERGKPALTRWHVMARDVEAQRTRVALEPITGRSHQLRLHMASLGHPIVGDVLYDAAPAQRVHLHARSLRFTNPVTGEALAFESATPF; from the coding sequence ATGATCCACCTGCATTACATCGACGACGCGCTGCTGGTGGCCGAGAAGCCGGCCGGCCTGCTGTCCGTGCCTGGCCGCAGCGCCGAGAACCAGGACTGCGTGGTCGCGCGCCTGCAGGCGCTGTACCCGGATGCATTGACCGTGCATCGCCTGGACCAGGCGACCTCCGGCCTGCTGCTGCATGCGCGCGGCAAGGACATGCAGGTGGCGTTGTCGATGCAGTTCGAGCAGCGCCAGGTTGGCAAGCGTTACGAAGCGATCGTGGAGGGGCTGCTTGAAGGCGATGCCGGCGAAGTGGACCTGCCGTTGATCGTGGACTGGCCGAACCGGCCGAAGCAGATGGTCGATCACGAACGCGGCAAACCGGCGCTGACACGTTGGCACGTAATGGCGCGTGATGTTGAAGCGCAGCGCACCCGCGTGGCGTTGGAACCGATCACTGGCCGCAGCCATCAGCTGCGCCTGCACATGGCCAGTCTCGGCCATCCCATCGTTGGCGATGTGCTGTATGACGCCGCGCCGGCGCAGCGTGTGCATCTGCATGCGCGCAGCCTGCGGTTCACCAATCCGGTGACGGGCGAGGCGCTCGCGTTCGAGTCCGCGACTCCGTTCTAG
- a CDS encoding IS3-like element ISStma2 family transposase (programmed frameshift): MNKYDARFKLQVAKEACKTSTSVKAIARRHGLEFSTVRRWVATYRLHGWRGFHRQARSYDLPFKLAVLEKMSQDGLSGREATTYFQIGDAGAVGRWRRLYAQGGAQALAPPPPPPRKPMKKTRSSKPPEDMSRDELLKEVAYLRAETDYPKKTRCLDPGRAGGAGRKAQAVQGLRQVHTLSLLLEAAELSRSTFYYQNHVLAHPDQDEAALCERIRAIYDQSQGRYGYRTVTLELANQGHRTNHKRVQRLMGEMGLKSRVRVKRYQAFKGAANVVVGNDLNRQFHAERPNQKWVTDVTEFKVQGMKLYLSPIMDLYNGEIVAYQIKRRPVFDLVGQMLEEAIKKLSPDERPMIHSDQGWQYQHENYRHMLEKHSLKQSMSRRGNCLDNAAMESFFGTLKSEFFYLNSFDSLESLEAGLVEYIQYYNEERIKLKLKGLSPVKYREQAQSAA, from the exons ATGAACAAATACGACGCGCGTTTCAAACTGCAGGTCGCCAAAGAGGCCTGCAAGACCTCCACATCGGTCAAAGCCATTGCCCGTCGCCACGGCCTGGAGTTCTCCACGGTCAGGCGCTGGGTGGCGACCTATCGGCTGCATGGTTGGCGGGGATTTCATCGCCAGGCCCGGTCCTATGACCTCCCGTTCAAGCTGGCTGTCCTGGAGAAGATGAGCCAGGACGGCCTGTCCGGGCGCGAGGCCACCACCTACTTTCAAATTGGCGATGCCGGCGCGGTGGGGCGATGGCGGCGCCTGTATGCTCAAGGCGGTGCCCAAGCGTTGGCACCCCCTCCGCCGCCGCCCCGAAAGCCGATGAAGAAGACCCGTTCGTCCAAGCCGCCTGAAGATATGAGCCGCGATGAGCTGCTCAAGGAAGTCGCCTATCTGCGTGCGGAGACCGACTACC CTAAAAAAACTCGATGCCTTGATCCGGGAAGAGCAGGCGGCGCAGGACGCAAAGCGCAAGCCGTCCAAGGATTGAGGCAGGTTCATACGCTGTCGCTTCTGCTCGAAGCAGCTGAGCTGTCACGCAGTACGTTCTATTACCAGAACCATGTCCTGGCCCATCCGGATCAGGATGAGGCAGCCCTGTGCGAGCGCATCCGTGCAATCTACGATCAAAGCCAAGGGCGCTATGGCTATCGCACGGTGACGCTGGAATTAGCCAATCAGGGTCATCGGACCAATCACAAGCGGGTTCAGCGCCTGATGGGGGAGATGGGGCTGAAATCGCGGGTGCGTGTGAAGCGCTACCAGGCCTTCAAGGGGGCGGCCAATGTTGTGGTTGGCAATGACCTCAATCGCCAGTTCCATGCCGAGCGGCCCAACCAGAAGTGGGTGACTGACGTGACCGAGTTCAAGGTGCAGGGCATGAAGCTATACCTGTCGCCGATCATGGACCTCTACAACGGCGAAATCGTGGCTTATCAGATCAAGCGTCGGCCCGTATTTGATCTGGTGGGTCAAATGCTGGAGGAGGCCATCAAGAAGCTTTCCCCGGATGAGCGCCCCATGATCCACTCCGACCAGGGCTGGCAGTACCAGCATGAAAACTACCGGCACATGCTGGAAAAGCACTCGTTGAAGCAAAGCATGTCCCGGCGCGGCAACTGCCTGGACAATGCGGCGATGGAGAGCTTCTTTGGAACGCTGAAGTCGGAATTCTTCTACCTGAACAGCTTTGACAGCCTCGAGAGTCTGGAGGCTGGGCTGGTGGAATACATCCAGTACTACAACGAAGAACGCATCAAACTGAAACTGAAAGGTCTGAGCCCGGTAAAGTACCGGGAGCAGGCCCAATCGGCCGCCTGA
- the prpE gene encoding propionate--CoA ligase — MNYEETYRRSIDEPEAFWGEEAKRIHWQKPPQQVLDYSNPPFRRWFVGGETNLCYNAVDRHLAERADQLALVAISTETNSTREITYRQLYREVNDFAAVLKHLGVGHGDRVVIYMPNMAEAVFAMLACARIGAVHSVVFGGFAAHNLALRIDDAKPKLLIAADAGMRGGKLIPYKPMVDAACAEATSSPPHVLIVSRGLDAAEPRVPGRDVDYAELRAQIGEVDVPVQWLEASEPSYLLYTSGTTGKPKGVQRDVGGYAVAMAQSMETVFDCRPGQVMFSTSDVGWAVGHSYNVYGPLIGGCTSLLYEGLPTNPDPGIWWALCEQYNVRTMFSSPTAIRVLKKHDADFIHRHDLGALKYLFLAGEPLDEPTAHWISEALGKPIIDNYWQTETGWPALTLLPGLEMKPVRFGSPGFPNLGYRMKVIDENTGEEVAPGQKGVLVVSPPLPPGCMSTVWNDDSRFLQSYFSHFKELLYSSLDWAIRDDDGYTFILGRTDDVINVAGHRLGTREIEEAISSHPRVAEAAVIGVKDELKGQVPLVFVTLKQGLDGEDPAPVVAEMMATVTTSLGAVARPAHVHVVNALPKTRSGKLLRRSLQALAEQRDPGDLSTLDDPSALEEIRRALGR, encoded by the coding sequence ATGAACTACGAGGAAACCTACCGTCGCTCGATCGACGAGCCGGAGGCCTTCTGGGGCGAGGAAGCCAAGCGCATCCATTGGCAGAAACCGCCGCAGCAGGTGCTCGACTACAGCAACCCGCCGTTCCGGCGCTGGTTCGTCGGTGGTGAAACCAATCTCTGCTACAACGCCGTCGACCGCCACCTGGCCGAGCGCGCCGACCAGCTCGCGCTGGTCGCCATCTCCACCGAAACCAACAGCACCCGCGAAATCACCTATCGCCAGCTGTATCGCGAAGTGAACGACTTCGCCGCCGTGCTCAAGCACCTCGGCGTCGGTCACGGTGACCGCGTGGTGATCTACATGCCAAACATGGCCGAAGCCGTGTTCGCGATGCTGGCCTGCGCGCGCATCGGTGCGGTGCACTCGGTGGTGTTCGGTGGCTTCGCCGCGCACAACCTGGCGCTGCGCATCGACGACGCCAAGCCCAAGCTGCTGATCGCGGCCGATGCCGGCATGCGCGGTGGCAAGTTGATTCCGTACAAGCCGATGGTCGATGCAGCCTGCGCCGAAGCCACGTCGTCACCGCCGCACGTGCTGATCGTGTCGCGTGGGCTGGATGCCGCCGAACCACGCGTGCCGGGCCGCGATGTGGACTACGCCGAGCTGCGTGCGCAGATCGGTGAGGTCGACGTGCCGGTGCAGTGGCTGGAAGCGAGCGAGCCGAGCTATCTGCTGTATACCTCCGGCACCACCGGCAAGCCGAAGGGCGTGCAGCGCGATGTGGGGGGCTATGCGGTGGCGATGGCGCAGTCGATGGAAACGGTGTTCGACTGCAGGCCGGGCCAGGTGATGTTCTCCACCTCCGACGTCGGCTGGGCGGTCGGCCATTCCTACAACGTGTACGGCCCGCTGATCGGCGGCTGTACCTCGCTGCTCTACGAAGGGCTGCCGACGAATCCGGACCCGGGCATCTGGTGGGCGCTGTGCGAGCAGTACAACGTGCGCACGATGTTCTCGTCGCCCACCGCCATCCGCGTGCTGAAGAAGCACGACGCGGACTTCATCCATCGCCACGACCTGGGCGCGCTGAAGTACCTGTTCCTGGCCGGCGAGCCGCTGGACGAACCGACCGCGCACTGGATCAGCGAAGCGCTCGGCAAGCCGATCATCGACAACTACTGGCAGACCGAAACCGGCTGGCCGGCACTGACCCTTCTGCCGGGCCTGGAGATGAAGCCGGTGCGTTTCGGCTCGCCCGGGTTCCCCAATCTCGGCTACCGGATGAAGGTGATCGACGAGAACACCGGCGAGGAAGTGGCACCGGGGCAGAAGGGCGTGCTGGTGGTGTCGCCGCCGCTGCCGCCGGGCTGCATGAGCACGGTGTGGAACGACGACAGCCGTTTCCTGCAGAGCTACTTCAGCCACTTCAAGGAGCTGCTGTACAGCTCGCTGGACTGGGCGATCCGTGACGACGATGGCTACACCTTCATCCTCGGTCGCACCGATGATGTGATCAATGTGGCCGGTCACCGGTTGGGTACGCGCGAGATTGAAGAAGCCATCTCCAGCCATCCACGTGTGGCCGAGGCGGCGGTGATCGGGGTCAAGGATGAGCTGAAGGGGCAGGTGCCGCTGGTGTTCGTCACCCTCAAGCAGGGGCTGGATGGCGAGGATCCGGCGCCGGTGGTGGCCGAGATGATGGCCACGGTGACCACCTCGCTCGGCGCGGTCGCGCGCCCGGCGCACGTGCACGTGGTCAATGCGCTGCCCAAGACCCGATCCGGCAAGCTGCTGCGGCGCTCGCTGCAGGCGCTGGCCGAACAGCGCGACCCGGGTGACCTGTCGACGCTGGACGACCCCAGCGCGCTGGAGGAGATCCGCCGCGCGCTGGGACGCTGA